The following coding sequences lie in one Ictalurus punctatus breed USDA103 chromosome 16, Coco_2.0, whole genome shotgun sequence genomic window:
- the si:ch211-266i6.3 gene encoding cytoskeleton-associated protein 2, giving the protein MDMVVKKSNKENSKPEVGPKKNESRNFISKQKLTRPVPLRSKNELREENGGDKSESKAQVKPSKPAKSNNSDPMQRKTLSQAFRTEQTLRHRKLVLETQKPPSSVPPKPLLPGTYKGRVVQSKIDCFRKPPSGHEKNPSENKTKVETVVRSKSATTLSMSSRAGVQSGVASRMKSGSDAGVNMQKTVPQRRIQMKAPARTATVSAKPSTVSAKPSTVSAKPSTVSAKPSTLSSKPSTLSSKPSTLSSKPSTLSSKPSTLSSKPSTISRKPVTMSARPPTVTSFIKKKEPSKPAAAASEQKPQKSASSSISHYRVHVESAEERRVKLAGWLASKGKTLKRPAMTETSVPQTCKPQLHTEEGDGAPPEASKRAEAVTVSKAEQSQVPQWKPAFSNSPSHILNTTLDLLDNSDTELQAEPEIKMESLVINLCERLEAMETPSSCRSDTKAGGSSDAEVNVGETVEYEILEEEELSEEEPTHTAGVEEDDGEEKKTSNIKEEEEKKLYEGEEKKKPYEGEEEEEEEKKPYEGDEEEEEEKMDSTPADILDACVVKYSVKTTPFLQSVKKRMEGEMAPATPGSRCKSSIKELKFLTPVRRSSRIHRNSSRLPDMLNEHDPCVSSLAELELLDAADSNAYIYRKNPALLQHLPDQRPEPQSPDRTCK; this is encoded by the exons ATGGACATGGTGGTAAAAAAG AGTAATAAGGAAAACTCCAAGCCGGAGGTCGGTCCGAAAAAAAACGAGTCCAGAAATTTCATATCGAAGCAGAAGCTGACGAGACCTGTGCCGCTACGGTCAAAAAACGAGCTGAGGGAGGAAAACGGAGGAGACAAGTCTGAGTCTAAAGCGCAGGTGAAACCATCAAAACCAGCCAAGAGCAACAATTCGGATCCCATGCAACGGAAAACTCTGAGTCAGGCCTTCCGTACTGAACAAACCCTGAGACACAGAAAACTGGTGCTGGAAACCCAAAAGCCTCCGTCATCTGTCCCTCCTAAACCCCTCCTGCCCGGCACCTACAAGGGCAGAGTGGTACAGTCCAAAATAGACTGCTTCAGGAAGCCGCCGAGTGGCCATGAGAAGAACCCGAGCGAGAACAAGACCAAAGTCGAGACGGTGGTTCGGTCCAAATCTGCCACGACACTGTCTATGTCCTCGAGAGCAGGAGTGCAGTCAGGTGTGGCAAGCAGGATGAAGTCAGGGTCGGACGCAGGGGTTAACATGCAGAAGACGGTTCCTCAAAGACGGATACAGATGAAAGCTCCAGCTCGGACAGCTACGGTCTCCGCCAAACCATCTACGGTCTCCGCCAAACCATCTACGGTCTCCGCCAAACCATCTACGGTCTCCGCCAAACCATCTACCCTCTCCTCCAAACCATCTACCCTCTCCTCCAAACCATCTACCCTCTCCTCCAAACCATCTACCCTCTCCTCCAAACCATCTACCCTCTCCTCCAAACCATCTACGATTTCTAGGAAACCAGTTACAATGTCAGCAAGACCACCAACAGTGACATCATTCATCAAGAAGAAGGAACCGTCCAAGCCTGCTGCAGCTGCCAGCGAGCAAAAACCACAAAAGTCCGCCTCAAGCTCCATCAGCCATTACAGAGTCCATGTAGAATCCGCCGAGGAGAGAAG ggtgaaGTTGGCTGGATGGTTGGCGTCGAAGGGGAAAACTCTGAAAAGGCCGGCGATGACTGAGACATCTGTGCCTCAgacatgtaaacctcaactccACACTGAAGAGGGAGACGGAGCTCCGCCCGAGGCGAGTAAACGAGCCGAAGCAGTGACTGTCAGTAAAGCGGAACAGAGCCAGGTTCCTCAGTGGAAACCTGCGTTCTCCAACAGCCCGAGTCACATCCTGAACACCACGCTGGACCTGCTGGACAACTCTGACACGGAGCTGCAAGCAGAGCCCGAGATCAAGATGGAATCG TTGGTGATAAACCTGTGTGAGCGATTAGAGGCAATGGAAACTCCATCCTCATGTAGGAGCG ACACGAAGGCAGGAGGAAGCTCTGATGCCGAGGTGAACGTAGGAGAAACAGTTGAATATGAGATTCTGGAGGAGGAAGAACTGAGCGAGGAAGAACCGACGCACACCGCTGGAGTGGAGGAGGACGatggagaggaaaagaaaacttCCAACAttaaggaggaggaagagaagaaactGTATGAGggtgaggaaaagaagaaaccgTATGAaggtgaggaagaggaggaggaagagaagaaaccGTATgaaggagatgaagaggaggaggaagagaagatgGACTCCACACCTGCAGATATTCTGGATGCGTGTGTTGTGAAGTACAGTGTAAAAACTACACCGTTTCTTCAAAG TGTAAAGAAGAGGATGGAGGGTGAAATGGCTCCAGCTACTCCAGGCTCTCGATGTAAAAGTTCCATTAAAGAGTTGAAGTTTCTGACGCCGGTGCGCCGCTCGTCTCGGATCCACAGGAACTCGTCCCGCCTACCAGACATGCTGAATGAACACGACCCCTGCGTGTCCTCCCTGGCCGAGCTCGAGCTGCTGGACGCCGCCGACTCCAACGCTTACATCTACAGGAAGAACCCTGCACTGCTGCAGCACCTCCCTGATCAACGTCCTGAGCCCCAGAGCCCTGACCgcacctgcaaataa
- the thap12a gene encoding THAP domain containing 12a isoform X2 produces the protein MPNFCAALHCSRMSSHSVLAFFRFPRDPERCKKWVENCSRSDLRDKTPEHLNKYHRLCARHFEPDLILKTSPFRTVLKDTAIPTIFDHPSQKRTIEQEEENTPPAKAQRVEGNQDKDAENASESTNGQEAPEEPQVLDKDREQREYLRSLFDVVVMMGRQNIPLQGHADKEPRSKAFTPSNFQALLEFRINAGDDALRRRFETSPASLEFCSSTQLQQILEVGEKCICEELLSEVKEARFFSLVVEDVTEVAGENRIPTFVRFVDQNNHLREEFLGFLLFEGDVEGIVENLCAEISEKNGLSMEDCRGQAYFSTGVHASKAKAVAMKLSERYPLAVLTPSSGHALNISLANSMDLTSVHLVMSTLKKIDAFFGRSPLLLDQLESAISIYYQGNEEKACALKQACRTDWTQQHEAFEVAVDLLESLLLCMDSVHDNEELKWSDEIAHEAFVVSEALADFEFAMALVVLKNTLSFSRAFGKNLQGQTGEVFFAANSLTAVLHSLNEVLENIDVYHEFWFEEAVNLAAALEIPVKIPRLFFRKQRPDAGDEIQPETYYKVHLTFPVVTRVIKELSELFSENHLNALRSLSFVPAIMSQLKFNTEETSADVYKNDLPNPETLPTELNCWKIKWKHGTKNVTLPSTIYETLQLSDVKFFPNVCALLKVLHCLPVLSLTEEKCSEARRRLTAYLRDMPPKHRHKSLALFSINCAVRVDVDLMVEAYLSAYPDKETREEPA, from the exons ATGCCGAATTTCTGCGCGGCTCTGCACTGTTCCCGGATGAGCTCGCACTCCGTGTTGGCTTTCTTCAGGTTTCCGCGGGATCCGGAGAG gtgtaAAAAGTGGGTGGAAAATTGCAGTCGGTCAGATCTTAGAGATAAAACACCGGAACACTTGAACAAGTACCACAGACTGTGTGCCAGACACTTCGAGCCTGACCTGATCTTAAAAACC AGCCCGTTCAGGACGGTTCTAAAGGACACGGCAATACCCACCATCTTCGACCATCCCAGCCAGAAACGGACAATTGAACAG GAAGAAGAGAACACTCCACCAGCCAAAGCGCAGAGAG tggaaGGGAATCAGGACAAGGATGCGGAGAATGCCTCGGAGAGCACAAACGGCCAAGAGGCTCCTGAAGAACCCCAGGTCCTGGACAAGGACCGGGAACAGCGCGAGTATCTCCGATCCCTGTTCGACGTGGTGGTCATGATGGGACGGCAGAACATCCCCCTGCAGGGCCACGCCGATAAAGAGCCGAGGAGCAAAGCCTTCACTCCGAGCAACTTCCAGGCTCTGCTGGAGTTCCGCATCAACGCCGGCGACGACGCGCTCCGGAGGAGGTTTGAGACGTCGCCGGCCAGTCTGGAGTTCTGCTCGTCCACGCAGCTGCAGCAGATCCTGGAGGTGGGCGAGAAGTGCATTTGCGAGGAGCTGCTCTCTGAGGTCAAGGAGGCACGCTTTTTCTCTCTGGTCGTGGAAGACGTCACGGAGGTCGCCGGGGAGAACCGAATTCCCACATTCGTCCGCTTCGTGGATCAGAACAACCACCTGCGCGAGGAGTTTTTAGGATTCCTGCTCTTCGAAGGAGACGTGGAAGGCATCGTGGAAAACCTCTGCGCTGAAATATCGGAGAAGAATGGGCTGAGCATGGAGGACTGCAGAGGGCAGGCGTACTTCAGCACCGGCGTCCACGCGTCCAAAGCGAAAGCCGTCGCCATGAAACTGAGCGAGCGTTACCCGTTGGCGGTGCTCACTCCCAGCTCCGGCCACGCCCTGAACATCAGCCTGGCCAACAGCATGGACTTGACTAGCGTTCACCTGGTCATGTCGACCCTGAAGAAGATCGATGCCTTCTTCGGCAGATCTCCTCTCCTGCTGGATCAGCTGGAGAGCGCCATTTCGATTTATTACCAGGGGAACGAGGAGAAGGCGTGCGCCCTCAAGCAGGCGTGTCGCACCGACTGGACGCAGCAGCACGAAGCCTTCGAGGTGGCCGTCGACCTTCTGGAGTCTCTGCTCCTTTGCATGGACAGCGTCCACGACAACGAGGAGCTGAAGTGGAGTGACGAGATCGCGCACGAGGCCTTTGTCGTTTCTGAGGCGCTGGCAGACTTTGAGTTTGCGATGGCGCTGGTGGTCTTGAAGAACACGCTCTCGTTCTCCAGGGCGTTCGGGAAGAACCTGCAGGGGCAAACCGGCGAGGTCTTCTTCGCCGCCAACAGCTTGACGGCCGTCCTGCACTCGCTCAACGAGGTCCTCGAGAACATCGACGTGTACCACGAGTTCTGGTTCGAGGAAGCCGTCAACCTCGCCGCCGCTCTGGAGATTCCCGTCAAAATCCCCAGGCTCTTCTTTAGGAAGCAGCGTCCCGACGCCGGGGACGAGATCCAGCCCGAGACCTATTACAAGGTCCACCTGACCTTCCCGGTTGTCACCCGGGTAATCAAGGAGCTGAGCGAGCTCTTCTCTGAGAACCACCTCAACGCGCTGAGGTCCCTGTCCTTCGTCCCAGCGATCATGTCACAGCTCAAGTTCAACACGGAGGAGACCAGTGCCGACGTCTACAAGAACGACCTTCCCAACCCGGAGACGCTTCCCACCGAGCTCAACTGCTGGAAGATCAAGTGGAAGCACGGCACCAAGAACGTCACGCTGCCCTCCACCATCTACGAGACGCTCCAGCTGTCCGACGTCAAGTTTTTCCCCAACGTCTGCGCGCTCCTCAAGGTCCTCCACTGCCTCCCAGTGCTGTCACTCACAGAGGAGAAGTGCAGCGAGGCGAGGAGGCGTCTGACGGCTTACCTGCGGGACATGCCCCccaaacacagacacaagaGCCTGGCGTTGTTCAGTATTAACTGCGCGGTGAGGGTGGACGTCGACCTGATGGTGGAGGCGTATCTCTCAGCGTATCCGGACAAAGAGACGAGGGAGGAACCTGCGTGA
- the lhfpl6 gene encoding LHFPL tetraspan subfamily member 6 protein isoform X1, which yields MGSSLTCVGIAWALISLLCAAASCVGFFMPYWLLGSQMGKPVSFGTFRRCSYPVRDEVHGGTVMMEHCGRYASFLSIPSLEWRICTVVTGTGCGLLLLVALTALMGCCVSDIISRTIGRAAGGIQFVGGLLIGSGCALYPLGWNSEEVKQTCSNTSDQFNLGSCELGWAFYCTSVGAAVTLLLCTWMSCFAGKKQKHYLY from the exons ATGGGCTCCAGTCTGACGTGTGTTGGCATAGCGTGGGCTCTGATCTCACTGCTGTGCGCTGCCGCCTCCTGTGTGGGATTCTTCATGCCCTACTGGCTCCTGGGCTCTCAGATGGGGAAGCCGGTATCGTTCGGGACGTTCCGGCGCTGTTCATACCCAGTGCGTGATGAGGTTCACGGCGGTACGGTGATGATGGAGCATTGTGGACGCTATGCCTCGTTCCTGAGCATCCCCAGTCTGGAGTGGAGGATCTGTACGGTGGTGACGGGAACCGGGTGTGGCCTGCTGCTGCTCGTGGCTCTCACGGCACTCATGGGCTGCTGTGTGTCGGACATCATATCACGCACCATCGGGCGAGCGGCAGGAGGGATCCAGTTTGTGGGAG GTTTGCTGATCGGCTCTGGTTGCGCTCTTTATCCTCTCGGATGGAACAGTGAGGAGGTTAAACAGACCTGCAGCAACACCTCTGACCAGTTTAACCTCG gttcaTGTGAACTCGGCTGGGCTTTTTACTGCACGAGTGTTGGAGCTGCCGTCACCCTGCTGCTGTGTACGTGGATGTCCTGCTTCGCcgggaaaaaacagaaacactaTCTGTACTGA
- the lhfpl6 gene encoding LHFPL tetraspan subfamily member 6 protein precursor (The RefSeq protein has 3 substitutions compared to this genomic sequence) — MGSSLTCVGMAWALISLLCAAASCVGFFMPYWLLGSQMGKPVPFGTFRRCSYPVRDEVHGGTVMMEHCGRYASFLSIPSLEWRICTVVTGTGCGLLLLVALTALMGCCVSDIISRTIGRAAGGIQFVGGLLIGSGCALYPLGWNSEEVKQTCSNTSDQFNLGSCELGWAFYSTSVGAAVTLLLCTWMSCFAGKKQKHYLY; from the exons ATGGGCTCCAGTCTGACGTGTGTTGGCATAGCGTGGGCTCTGATCTCACTGCTGTGCGCTGCCGCCTCCTGTGTGGGATTCTTCATGCCCTACTGGCTCCTGGGCTCTCAGATGGGGAAGCCGGTATCGTTCGGGACGTTCCGGCGCTGTTCATACCCAGTGCGTGATGAGGTTCACGGCGGTACGGTGATGATGGAGCATTGTGGACGCTATGCCTCGTTCCTGAGCATCCCCAGTCTGGAGTGGAGGATCTGTACGGTGGTGACGGGAACCGGGTGTGGCCTGCTGCTGCTCGTGGCTCTCACGGCACTCATGGGCTGCTGTGTGTCGGACATCATATCACGCACCATCGGGCGAGCGGCAGGAGGGATCCAGTTTGTGGGAG GTTTGCTGATCGGCTCTGGTTGCGCTCTTTATCCTCTCGGATGGAACAGTGAGGAGGTTAAACAGACCTGCAGCAACACCTCTGACCAGTTTAACCTCG gttcaTGTGAACTCGGCTGGGCTTTTTACTGCACGAGTGTTGGAGCTGCCGTCACCCTGCTGCTGTGTACGTGGATGTCCTGCTTCGCcgggaaaaaacagaaacactaTCTGTACTGA
- the thap12a gene encoding THAP domain containing 12a isoform X1 — MPNFCAALHCSRMSSHSVLAFFRFPRDPERCKKWVENCSRSDLRDKTPEHLNKYHRLCARHFEPDLILKTSPFRTVLKDTAIPTIFDHPSQKRTIEQQEEENTPPAKAQRVEGNQDKDAENASESTNGQEAPEEPQVLDKDREQREYLRSLFDVVVMMGRQNIPLQGHADKEPRSKAFTPSNFQALLEFRINAGDDALRRRFETSPASLEFCSSTQLQQILEVGEKCICEELLSEVKEARFFSLVVEDVTEVAGENRIPTFVRFVDQNNHLREEFLGFLLFEGDVEGIVENLCAEISEKNGLSMEDCRGQAYFSTGVHASKAKAVAMKLSERYPLAVLTPSSGHALNISLANSMDLTSVHLVMSTLKKIDAFFGRSPLLLDQLESAISIYYQGNEEKACALKQACRTDWTQQHEAFEVAVDLLESLLLCMDSVHDNEELKWSDEIAHEAFVVSEALADFEFAMALVVLKNTLSFSRAFGKNLQGQTGEVFFAANSLTAVLHSLNEVLENIDVYHEFWFEEAVNLAAALEIPVKIPRLFFRKQRPDAGDEIQPETYYKVHLTFPVVTRVIKELSELFSENHLNALRSLSFVPAIMSQLKFNTEETSADVYKNDLPNPETLPTELNCWKIKWKHGTKNVTLPSTIYETLQLSDVKFFPNVCALLKVLHCLPVLSLTEEKCSEARRRLTAYLRDMPPKHRHKSLALFSINCAVRVDVDLMVEAYLSAYPDKETREEPA; from the exons ATGCCGAATTTCTGCGCGGCTCTGCACTGTTCCCGGATGAGCTCGCACTCCGTGTTGGCTTTCTTCAGGTTTCCGCGGGATCCGGAGAG gtgtaAAAAGTGGGTGGAAAATTGCAGTCGGTCAGATCTTAGAGATAAAACACCGGAACACTTGAACAAGTACCACAGACTGTGTGCCAGACACTTCGAGCCTGACCTGATCTTAAAAACC AGCCCGTTCAGGACGGTTCTAAAGGACACGGCAATACCCACCATCTTCGACCATCCCAGCCAGAAACGGACAATTGAACAG CAGGAAGAAGAGAACACTCCACCAGCCAAAGCGCAGAGAG tggaaGGGAATCAGGACAAGGATGCGGAGAATGCCTCGGAGAGCACAAACGGCCAAGAGGCTCCTGAAGAACCCCAGGTCCTGGACAAGGACCGGGAACAGCGCGAGTATCTCCGATCCCTGTTCGACGTGGTGGTCATGATGGGACGGCAGAACATCCCCCTGCAGGGCCACGCCGATAAAGAGCCGAGGAGCAAAGCCTTCACTCCGAGCAACTTCCAGGCTCTGCTGGAGTTCCGCATCAACGCCGGCGACGACGCGCTCCGGAGGAGGTTTGAGACGTCGCCGGCCAGTCTGGAGTTCTGCTCGTCCACGCAGCTGCAGCAGATCCTGGAGGTGGGCGAGAAGTGCATTTGCGAGGAGCTGCTCTCTGAGGTCAAGGAGGCACGCTTTTTCTCTCTGGTCGTGGAAGACGTCACGGAGGTCGCCGGGGAGAACCGAATTCCCACATTCGTCCGCTTCGTGGATCAGAACAACCACCTGCGCGAGGAGTTTTTAGGATTCCTGCTCTTCGAAGGAGACGTGGAAGGCATCGTGGAAAACCTCTGCGCTGAAATATCGGAGAAGAATGGGCTGAGCATGGAGGACTGCAGAGGGCAGGCGTACTTCAGCACCGGCGTCCACGCGTCCAAAGCGAAAGCCGTCGCCATGAAACTGAGCGAGCGTTACCCGTTGGCGGTGCTCACTCCCAGCTCCGGCCACGCCCTGAACATCAGCCTGGCCAACAGCATGGACTTGACTAGCGTTCACCTGGTCATGTCGACCCTGAAGAAGATCGATGCCTTCTTCGGCAGATCTCCTCTCCTGCTGGATCAGCTGGAGAGCGCCATTTCGATTTATTACCAGGGGAACGAGGAGAAGGCGTGCGCCCTCAAGCAGGCGTGTCGCACCGACTGGACGCAGCAGCACGAAGCCTTCGAGGTGGCCGTCGACCTTCTGGAGTCTCTGCTCCTTTGCATGGACAGCGTCCACGACAACGAGGAGCTGAAGTGGAGTGACGAGATCGCGCACGAGGCCTTTGTCGTTTCTGAGGCGCTGGCAGACTTTGAGTTTGCGATGGCGCTGGTGGTCTTGAAGAACACGCTCTCGTTCTCCAGGGCGTTCGGGAAGAACCTGCAGGGGCAAACCGGCGAGGTCTTCTTCGCCGCCAACAGCTTGACGGCCGTCCTGCACTCGCTCAACGAGGTCCTCGAGAACATCGACGTGTACCACGAGTTCTGGTTCGAGGAAGCCGTCAACCTCGCCGCCGCTCTGGAGATTCCCGTCAAAATCCCCAGGCTCTTCTTTAGGAAGCAGCGTCCCGACGCCGGGGACGAGATCCAGCCCGAGACCTATTACAAGGTCCACCTGACCTTCCCGGTTGTCACCCGGGTAATCAAGGAGCTGAGCGAGCTCTTCTCTGAGAACCACCTCAACGCGCTGAGGTCCCTGTCCTTCGTCCCAGCGATCATGTCACAGCTCAAGTTCAACACGGAGGAGACCAGTGCCGACGTCTACAAGAACGACCTTCCCAACCCGGAGACGCTTCCCACCGAGCTCAACTGCTGGAAGATCAAGTGGAAGCACGGCACCAAGAACGTCACGCTGCCCTCCACCATCTACGAGACGCTCCAGCTGTCCGACGTCAAGTTTTTCCCCAACGTCTGCGCGCTCCTCAAGGTCCTCCACTGCCTCCCAGTGCTGTCACTCACAGAGGAGAAGTGCAGCGAGGCGAGGAGGCGTCTGACGGCTTACCTGCGGGACATGCCCCccaaacacagacacaagaGCCTGGCGTTGTTCAGTATTAACTGCGCGGTGAGGGTGGACGTCGACCTGATGGTGGAGGCGTATCTCTCAGCGTATCCGGACAAAGAGACGAGGGAGGAACCTGCGTGA